From a region of the Triticum aestivum cultivar Chinese Spring chromosome 7D, IWGSC CS RefSeq v2.1, whole genome shotgun sequence genome:
- the LOC123167516 gene encoding uncharacterized protein, with protein sequence MMEAAMYRYWSDLQPELLGLVLKHLPSLSDRVRLRAVCRTWRSNSMLQPLPLPFPWLTLPDGTFLSIPGSEIHRIPVPEGACCQGSIDNWLFLIDNGNVCSLMNPFSKTALELPNLVAVWEREIRYHSDRKPIFYKLVVPSPLDSSPHSPVVALIMDDGCFHTLCISQPPIATASLRDNKDP encoded by the coding sequence ATGATGGAGGCTGCAATGTATCGCTATTGGTCAGATCTTCAGCCGGAACTCCTGGGCCTTGTTCTCAAGCACCTCCCCTCCCTGTCTGACCGTGTTCGTCTAAGAGCAGTCTGTCGCACCTGGCGCTCTAATAGTATGTTGCAGCCGCTTCCTCTGCCATTCCCGTGGCTCACCCTCCCAGACGGTACTTTCCTCAGCATTCCAGGCAGTGAAATTCACCGCATACCTGTACCAGAAGGTGCTTGTTGCCAAGGTTCCATTGACAACTGGCTATTCCTCATTGACAATGGTAATGTGTGCTCATTGATGAATCCTTTCTCCAAGACCGCACTAGAGCTTCCTAATCTAGTGGCTGTTTGGGAGCGTGAGATACGTTACCACTCTGACCGTAAACCGATTTTCTATAAGTTGGTGGTGCCCTCTCCCCTGGACTCATCACCTCATTCCCCTGTCGTTGCACTAATCATGGACGATGGTTGTTTCCATACACTCTGTATTAGCCAGCCACCGATTGCCACTGCCTCGCTCAGAGATAATAAGGATCCATGA